In Vibrio sp. STUT-A11, a genomic segment contains:
- a CDS encoding TSUP family transporter — MEMIEPGMLLVLALVAFVAGFIDAVAGGGGMLTVPALLSLGLPPHIALGTNKLAATFASSTAAFTYYKKRLFRPQCWGRAFIATLIGATLGTLFVDAISTEWLEKVLPLIILAAALYTVFHKTPQTTHQSPTPEPCPLLHKKQYFQGFSIGFYDGLAGPGTGAFWTVSSMALYRLNILLASGLAKAMNFTSNFTSLITFALLGHINWVLGLTMGLCLMAGAFVGAHSAIHFGAKFIRPVFVTVVSILAIKLAYDAWFVGLT, encoded by the coding sequence ATGGAAATGATTGAGCCAGGCATGTTGCTGGTGTTGGCGCTAGTCGCTTTTGTTGCAGGATTCATCGATGCCGTTGCGGGTGGCGGTGGTATGCTGACCGTACCCGCTTTATTATCTTTGGGGCTACCACCTCATATTGCTTTGGGTACAAATAAACTCGCAGCAACCTTTGCTTCTTCAACGGCGGCGTTTACTTATTACAAGAAGCGCTTGTTTCGTCCGCAATGCTGGGGAAGAGCCTTTATTGCCACCTTAATCGGCGCAACTTTGGGTACATTGTTTGTCGACGCAATCAGTACAGAATGGCTTGAAAAAGTTTTGCCGCTGATTATTTTGGCTGCAGCGCTGTATACGGTTTTCCATAAAACACCGCAGACGACGCATCAAAGCCCAACGCCTGAGCCTTGCCCTTTATTGCATAAAAAGCAGTATTTCCAAGGTTTCTCTATCGGTTTCTATGACGGACTTGCAGGCCCGGGCACTGGTGCATTTTGGACCGTGAGCTCTATGGCACTATACCGTCTAAATATTTTGCTGGCTTCTGGTCTGGCAAAAGCGATGAACTTTACCAGTAACTTTACTTCTCTGATTACTTTTGCGCTATTAGGGCATATCAACTGGGTGCTAGGCTTAACGATGGGGCTATGCTTAATGGCAGGTGCTTTTGTCGGCGCTCATTCTGCGATTCACTTTGGTGCTAAATTCATTCGCCCAGTATTTGTTACCGTGGTGAGTATACTTGCTATTAAATTGGCTTATGATGCTTGGTTTGTAGGGTTAACATGA
- a CDS encoding flagellar sheath protein A yields the protein MKQLKVVPLVAIISGLMVGCGGGGGGGSSTPKTLYKFTFVTAETQALASNGSCTIYDRFTSNGIEQVLNYHTIGGVLDSQLTAYYSDATGERAGDLVTASNDKLTITLQSIPDDGSVTIQEANGTILNALTFSKQLLESDSSLRNVYLSAQANVSNTTCLTGDNDKTTNKTSLDYKVAEDAVGNPYSTFYFDSQYETVTANESRFTKGETLTAVSTEKTMVAQYRTDSRSALYQYGFEDWTDDRMVFAGNTSTPVVNNSGIDFTTIDIDTIYKNFSYRLAEVERTSEFYHPDTLNGDVWAFSVDGTIVTSGWDAQYTDVVADDWTIDVDDVSLFAVSNTQDTKPGVLNRTVYLSDSIGLGNENGLQRVSYQEGTTVGATPYVVRHSIYSTINDSVVVPELDYSSVPSDAASGLVISDDSLITQNYVFTEQSGDVKVADFLAAYANGDGQDTMEDVLGIVKNEQEVRAISNRLAQTKTLLLERTN from the coding sequence ATGAAACAGCTTAAAGTAGTGCCGTTAGTGGCAATCATTTCTGGATTAATGGTCGGTTGTGGTGGCGGCGGCGGTGGCGGTAGCAGCACACCAAAAACGCTGTATAAGTTCACTTTTGTGACCGCTGAAACTCAAGCATTAGCAAGTAATGGCTCTTGTACGATTTACGATAGATTTACCTCAAATGGCATCGAACAAGTCCTCAATTACCATACAATAGGTGGCGTACTCGACAGTCAGTTAACGGCATACTATTCTGATGCAACTGGCGAGCGTGCCGGAGATTTAGTGACGGCAAGCAATGACAAGCTGACCATCACCCTACAATCCATTCCTGATGATGGCAGCGTGACGATTCAAGAAGCGAACGGCACTATTCTTAACGCGCTGACGTTCTCAAAACAATTGTTAGAGTCGGATTCTTCATTACGCAATGTCTACCTTTCCGCACAAGCCAATGTAAGCAACACAACCTGTTTAACGGGCGATAATGATAAAACGACAAACAAGACAAGTCTCGACTACAAAGTGGCAGAAGACGCAGTAGGTAATCCTTACTCAACATTCTACTTCGATTCTCAGTATGAAACTGTCACTGCAAACGAATCTCGCTTCACGAAAGGTGAAACCTTGACCGCCGTTAGCACAGAGAAAACGATGGTTGCGCAGTACCGCACAGATTCACGTTCCGCCCTTTACCAATACGGTTTTGAGGACTGGACGGATGACCGCATGGTATTTGCTGGTAATACATCTACTCCAGTGGTGAATAATTCCGGTATTGATTTCACAACCATTGATATTGACACCATTTACAAGAACTTTTCTTATCGTTTAGCGGAAGTGGAGAGAACGAGCGAGTTCTACCACCCCGACACACTAAATGGTGACGTATGGGCATTCAGTGTTGATGGGACCATTGTAACCTCTGGGTGGGATGCACAATACACCGATGTTGTAGCCGATGATTGGACTATTGACGTTGATGACGTATCACTTTTTGCTGTAAGCAACACTCAAGATACTAAACCAGGCGTTTTAAACCGTACGGTTTACTTAAGTGACAGTATTGGTTTGGGTAATGAAAATGGCTTGCAGCGAGTGAGTTACCAAGAAGGTACAACGGTGGGCGCAACGCCATACGTTGTACGTCACTCCATTTATTCAACCATCAATGATAGCGTTGTCGTACCTGAACTTGATTACTCAAGTGTGCCGTCTGATGCCGCCAGCGGTCTTGTGATTTCAGACGATTCTTTAATTACGCAAAACTATGTTTTCACAGAACAAAGTGGTGATGTCAAAGTCGCAGATTTCCTAGCCGCTTATGCGAATGGTGATGGCCAGGACACTATGGAAGATGTGCTGGGTATCGTTAAAAATGAACAAGAAGTCAGGGCGATCAGTAACCGTCTTGCTCAGACAAAAACACTGCTGTTAGAGAGAACTAACTAA
- a CDS encoding ABC transporter substrate-binding protein, with product MKKWLLAATLAATAVSGAVQAKEWKTVRFGVEGAYPPFSWTETDGSLKGFDVDMANALCEEMQVKCQIVAQDWDGIIPSLLARKYDAIIAAMSITEERKKKVDFTGKYALIPNKFIAKKGANLDFDNLDGKKIAVQRATTHDKYLTDNYGDKVEIVRYGSFDEAYLDLANGRVVAVLGDASALEEGVLNKAGGDEYEFVGPSLTDPKWFGEGFGIAVRKQDKDLTQKLDAAILSLRDKGVYQELAGKYFNYDIYGE from the coding sequence ATGAAAAAGTGGTTATTAGCAGCAACGCTTGCTGCAACGGCAGTATCTGGCGCCGTTCAAGCGAAAGAATGGAAAACAGTTCGCTTTGGTGTTGAAGGTGCATATCCTCCGTTTAGCTGGACTGAAACTGACGGCTCTTTAAAAGGCTTTGACGTCGATATGGCAAACGCACTTTGTGAAGAGATGCAAGTGAAGTGTCAGATCGTTGCTCAAGACTGGGATGGCATTATTCCTTCTCTTCTCGCACGTAAATACGACGCAATTATTGCAGCAATGTCGATTACCGAAGAGCGTAAGAAGAAAGTTGACTTCACTGGTAAATACGCACTCATTCCTAACAAATTCATTGCGAAGAAAGGCGCTAATCTAGACTTTGACAACCTAGATGGCAAAAAGATTGCAGTACAACGTGCAACTACGCACGATAAATACCTGACTGACAATTACGGTGACAAAGTTGAGATCGTACGTTACGGCTCATTTGATGAGGCTTATCTCGATCTTGCCAATGGTCGCGTTGTTGCGGTACTGGGCGATGCTTCGGCGTTAGAGGAAGGTGTACTAAACAAAGCTGGCGGTGACGAGTATGAATTTGTTGGCCCATCGCTTACTGATCCGAAATGGTTCGGCGAAGGTTTTGGTATTGCGGTTCGTAAGCAAGATAAAGACCTGACGCAGAAACTAGACGCGGCGATTTTGTCACTACGTGATAAAGGTGTTTACCAAGAGCTTGCCGGTAAATACTTTAACTACGATATCTACGGCGAATAA
- a CDS encoding ABC transporter permease, which translates to MDFSLIIESFPIYLSGLWTTVWLVGLSLIIGLCVSIPMAVARNSKNYALSMPAWAFIYFFRGTPLLVQLYLIYYGMDQFFPVKDTLWENAWFCALVAFVLNTSAYTAEIIRGAINGLPKGEVEAAKAYGMSKFKTYRRIILPSALRRALPVYSNEVIFMLHGSAVAGIVTIMDLTGAARLVNSRYYAPFESFLTAGLFYMSLTFIILWCFKHAEKRFLAYTRPLS; encoded by the coding sequence ATGGACTTTTCACTGATTATTGAAAGTTTCCCAATTTACCTGAGTGGACTTTGGACCACTGTATGGCTGGTGGGGCTTTCACTGATTATCGGATTGTGCGTGTCTATTCCGATGGCGGTTGCAAGAAACAGTAAAAACTATGCGTTGAGCATGCCAGCATGGGCGTTTATCTACTTTTTCCGTGGTACGCCTCTGCTAGTACAGCTTTACCTCATTTATTACGGTATGGATCAGTTCTTCCCGGTAAAAGACACACTCTGGGAAAACGCTTGGTTTTGTGCATTGGTTGCTTTCGTATTGAATACTTCAGCTTACACGGCGGAGATTATCCGAGGCGCCATTAATGGCTTACCAAAAGGTGAGGTAGAAGCGGCTAAAGCGTATGGAATGAGTAAATTTAAGACTTACCGTCGTATCATTTTACCGAGTGCACTACGCAGAGCATTACCAGTATATTCAAACGAGGTGATCTTCATGCTGCACGGTAGTGCGGTAGCGGGCATTGTAACCATCATGGATCTAACCGGTGCAGCTCGTTTGGTTAACTCACGTTACTACGCGCCATTCGAGTCGTTTTTAACCGCTGGTTTATTCTATATGTCACTGACGTTTATCATCCTATGGTGCTTTAAGCATGCGGAGAAGCGTTTTCTGGCTTACACACGTCCGTTAAGCTAA
- a CDS encoding ABC transporter ATP-binding protein, translating to MTDVPALDIKDLHKTFGQNEVLKGISLSAHKGDVISIIGSSGSGKSTFLRCINLLETPTAGEIWVNGELIQMKNNRAGESVPANEKQVQRIRSRLAMVFQGFNLWSHLTVLENVIEAPVHVLGVPKAQAIENAEVLLKKVGLYERKDYYPGHLSGGQQQRAAIARALAVDPEVMLFDEPTSALDPELVGEVLGVMRDLAEEGRTMLVVTHEMAFARDVSNHVMFLHQGLVEEQGDPAKLFTNPDSPRLQQFISSIY from the coding sequence ATGACTGATGTACCAGCGCTAGATATAAAAGACCTGCACAAAACGTTTGGACAAAATGAAGTCCTTAAGGGAATTTCTCTTTCTGCACATAAAGGGGATGTTATCTCTATCATTGGCTCTTCCGGCTCCGGCAAGAGTACTTTTCTCAGATGTATCAACTTATTAGAGACACCAACTGCCGGCGAAATTTGGGTAAACGGTGAGCTTATTCAAATGAAGAATAACCGAGCTGGGGAATCGGTACCTGCCAACGAAAAGCAAGTACAGCGTATTCGTTCTCGTCTTGCGATGGTATTCCAGGGGTTTAACCTGTGGTCTCACCTTACTGTTTTAGAAAATGTCATTGAAGCACCCGTGCACGTATTGGGTGTGCCGAAAGCTCAAGCTATTGAGAACGCAGAAGTACTACTCAAAAAAGTGGGTCTCTACGAACGTAAGGATTATTACCCAGGGCATTTATCTGGTGGTCAACAACAACGTGCTGCAATCGCTCGCGCTTTGGCTGTCGATCCAGAAGTGATGCTGTTTGATGAACCAACCTCTGCGCTTGACCCAGAGTTAGTTGGAGAAGTACTGGGGGTAATGAGAGACTTGGCAGAAGAAGGTCGTACCATGTTGGTAGTGACTCACGAAATGGCATTTGCTCGCGATGTATCGAACCATGTAATGTTCCTCCACCAAGGACTGGTAGAAGAACAAGGAGATCCTGCTAAGCTATTTACTAACCCAGATTCACCGCGTTTACAGCAGTTTATTTCATCGATTTACTAA
- a CDS encoding primosomal replication protein encodes MNIDQLSAHLEQMAKQAAMLDRQRGEHHVPLFDERLFSCRSRLLTPCVKEAKSTLSTIVREQDEGKLTALRAEYLTERLVAQIAAIQREISTTKIRKNEIKHSSHFRKPINVLYQELAQHQEWARRLREMVLEKERAVATAPSFMRAEAQKVLLATEQRLERCEAALVKLENQITHREKHQ; translated from the coding sequence ATGAACATCGATCAACTTTCAGCACATTTAGAGCAAATGGCAAAACAAGCCGCCATGCTTGATCGTCAAAGGGGTGAGCATCATGTGCCACTTTTTGATGAACGTCTGTTTAGTTGTCGTTCTCGATTACTCACACCATGCGTCAAAGAAGCAAAATCAACACTGAGTACTATTGTCCGCGAACAAGACGAAGGGAAATTAACCGCCCTGCGCGCTGAATATCTGACTGAACGCTTGGTTGCACAGATTGCCGCCATCCAGCGGGAGATTTCAACCACCAAAATTCGTAAGAACGAAATCAAGCACAGCAGCCATTTTCGAAAACCGATCAATGTTCTGTATCAAGAGCTGGCTCAGCATCAGGAGTGGGCTCGTCGTTTACGAGAAATGGTACTTGAAAAAGAGAGAGCAGTAGCAACCGCTCCGAGTTTTATGCGCGCAGAAGCGCAGAAGGTTTTACTAGCGACAGAACAACGGCTGGAACGCTGCGAAGCGGCTTTAGTTAAGCTCGAAAACCAAATCACTCACAGGGAAAAACATCAGTAA
- a CDS encoding DUF3360 domain-containing protein, producing MSDAVNKAHSDSDIETKSYRELHRPASEFDSRSDYLDHELQIMKPRRFGLNLPGRDFRFELEDFVPAIAGTIGIIAMYSAVMMSWAEGLTQAWDHVHLTKEFAIEVARVEMLIPALLFCILASGVFNPKANLAGNHGPMIPLIGTIALAGAHPLALAILIGIFGLLLSFFKGGSKLVNLTSEGTAGGLLIFLGLTGTISQINSIQAWATGLQSADVAAGSMGYVGFVVLGITVAIYAYLAKINKRWLAIPVCAFTGLAIALIFGAGFDIKFETQTGLPNLNPVYWWGSTEEGWMLGLPNAEHFIASLPFAILAVAMWSPDFLGHRIFQEMNYPRKTEKVLMDVDDTMTMCSFRQMVGTAVGGGNITSSWGTYMIPAAIAKRPIPAGAILLGSLCIIVAILGFPMDVAVWPPVMRVALLVGVSLPLLEAGMQMVRDTKDSQAAGICIFASIVANPVLAWALTMFLDNNGLIGDKERASRLSFMDKIIIPVTVFIICLVAMLAVGMLEAQYGLKAWL from the coding sequence ATGTCAGACGCAGTGAATAAAGCGCACTCTGATTCAGATATCGAGACCAAGAGCTACCGAGAGCTTCATCGTCCAGCATCTGAGTTCGACAGCCGTTCAGACTATCTAGACCACGAACTGCAAATCATGAAGCCACGTCGTTTTGGCTTAAACTTGCCGGGTCGTGATTTCCGTTTCGAGCTTGAAGATTTTGTTCCTGCTATTGCGGGTACGATCGGCATTATCGCGATGTATTCTGCAGTAATGATGTCTTGGGCAGAGGGTTTAACCCAGGCTTGGGATCATGTGCATTTGACAAAAGAGTTCGCGATTGAAGTTGCTCGAGTAGAAATGCTTATCCCTGCCCTGCTTTTCTGTATTTTAGCTTCAGGTGTCTTTAACCCTAAAGCTAACCTTGCTGGTAACCATGGTCCAATGATTCCATTGATTGGTACTATCGCTCTGGCAGGTGCTCACCCTCTAGCTCTTGCGATTCTTATCGGTATTTTTGGCCTTCTACTCTCATTTTTTAAAGGCGGCTCAAAACTCGTCAACCTCACTTCTGAAGGTACCGCCGGTGGCTTGCTTATTTTCTTGGGCTTGACGGGTACGATTAGCCAAATCAATTCCATTCAAGCATGGGCGACAGGTCTACAGTCAGCAGATGTAGCAGCAGGTAGCATGGGCTACGTTGGTTTTGTCGTTCTTGGTATTACTGTTGCTATCTACGCTTACCTAGCGAAAATCAACAAACGTTGGCTAGCAATTCCAGTGTGTGCGTTTACAGGTCTGGCTATCGCTCTTATTTTCGGCGCTGGCTTCGATATCAAATTCGAAACTCAAACAGGTTTGCCTAACCTTAACCCTGTATACTGGTGGGGCAGCACAGAAGAAGGCTGGATGCTTGGTTTACCAAATGCAGAGCACTTCATCGCATCACTACCGTTCGCTATTCTTGCTGTTGCTATGTGGTCACCAGACTTCCTTGGCCACCGTATCTTCCAGGAAATGAACTACCCGCGTAAGACAGAAAAGGTACTGATGGACGTGGATGACACCATGACCATGTGTTCATTCCGCCAAATGGTTGGTACTGCAGTTGGTGGTGGTAACATCACTTCATCTTGGGGTACTTACATGATCCCAGCCGCTATCGCTAAACGTCCGATCCCGGCAGGTGCAATTCTTCTTGGCTCTCTATGTATTATTGTCGCAATTCTTGGCTTCCCAATGGACGTTGCGGTATGGCCACCAGTAATGCGCGTTGCACTGCTAGTAGGTGTATCTCTTCCGCTACTTGAAGCCGGTATGCAAATGGTTCGTGACACGAAAGATTCACAAGCTGCTGGTATCTGTATCTTTGCATCGATCGTTGCTAACCCAGTGCTAGCTTGGGCATTAACCATGTTCTTAGATAACAACGGCCTGATCGGTGATAAAGAGCGTGCTTCACGCTTGTCATTCATGGATAAAATTATTATTCCTGTCACCGTATTCATTATCTGTTTGGTTGCTATGCTAGCAGTTGGTATGCTAGAAGCTCAATATGGATTAAAAGCTTGGCTATAA
- the xthA gene encoding exodeoxyribonuclease III encodes MKVISFNINGLRARLHQLQALIDKHQPDVIGLQEIKVHDEAFPIADVEAMGYKVYFHGQKAHYGVAMLCKQEPISVQKGFPTDNEEHQKRMIMATFEDENGEKVTVLNGYFPQGDNISHETKYPYKRQFYKDLMTYLNDHHNNDEQLIVMGDINISPIDDDIGIGEPNRKRWLKTGKCSFQPEEREWLKILLDWGFEDTFRKLYPEVNDRYSWFDYRSRGFDDNRGLRIDVILATPSLAQKCIESGIDYELRGIEKPSDHAPIWSTFK; translated from the coding sequence ATGAAAGTAATCAGCTTTAACATCAACGGACTCCGTGCGAGACTGCATCAGCTCCAGGCGCTCATCGATAAACATCAGCCAGATGTTATCGGGCTTCAGGAAATTAAAGTTCATGATGAAGCGTTTCCAATAGCAGATGTCGAAGCCATGGGTTACAAGGTGTACTTTCATGGTCAAAAGGCGCACTACGGTGTCGCAATGCTGTGTAAGCAAGAACCTATCAGTGTGCAGAAAGGTTTTCCAACCGATAACGAAGAACATCAAAAGCGCATGATCATGGCGACCTTTGAAGACGAAAATGGTGAAAAGGTAACGGTACTCAACGGCTACTTCCCTCAAGGGGACAATATCAGCCACGAAACCAAATACCCGTATAAGCGACAGTTCTACAAAGATTTGATGACTTACTTAAATGATCATCATAATAACGACGAACAATTGATTGTTATGGGCGACATCAACATCAGCCCAATTGATGACGACATCGGCATTGGCGAGCCAAACCGTAAACGCTGGCTAAAAACGGGCAAATGTTCCTTCCAACCAGAAGAACGAGAATGGTTGAAAATTTTATTAGACTGGGGCTTTGAAGATACTTTCCGTAAACTGTATCCAGAAGTGAATGATCGCTATTCGTGGTTTGACTACCGTTCTCGCGGTTTTGATGATAACCGTGGTCTACGAATCGATGTGATTCTGGCAACGCCTTCACTGGCACAGAAGTGTATCGAGTCAGGTATCGACTATGAACTGCGTGGTATTGAAAAACCATCTGACCACGCTCCAATTTGGTCAACGTTCAAATAG
- the rsmS gene encoding pleiotropic regulatory protein RsmS, with product MSDQPTSPLDDAPDDVKLAVDLIYLLESNEVDPEVALSALKIVQLDLKNKLKSKQ from the coding sequence ATGTCTGACCAACCAACCTCTCCTCTTGACGATGCTCCAGATGATGTAAAGCTGGCCGTCGATCTTATCTACTTACTCGAGTCAAATGAAGTTGACCCTGAAGTTGCGCTAAGTGCTTTGAAAATCGTGCAGTTAGATTTAAAGAACAAATTAAAATCTAAACAGTAA
- a CDS encoding ABC transporter permease gives MLDLQGYEASIFAGAIVTIEVAVLSLLLAVILGMLGALAKLSPYKWAKAIATLYTTIIRGIPDLVLMMLIFFGGQILLNNSLYSINETLNEWFASSDPNHEWTSYLPDYIDVSPFIAGVLTIGFIFGAYMAETFRGAIMAVDRGELEAAKAYGMNAVLSFRRILLPQMIRHALPGFGNNWLVLLKTTALVSIIGLDDMVRMSSLAAGSTKMPFTFYMAVAIIFLFFTSVSTGLLKLVERKFSIHAR, from the coding sequence ATGCTGGATTTACAAGGATACGAAGCTTCCATCTTTGCAGGAGCTATAGTAACTATTGAAGTTGCAGTGCTTTCTCTGCTACTTGCAGTGATACTGGGCATGCTTGGTGCTTTAGCCAAGTTATCACCTTATAAATGGGCAAAAGCCATTGCCACTCTCTATACCACCATTATTCGCGGTATCCCAGATTTGGTTCTGATGATGCTGATTTTCTTTGGTGGACAAATACTTTTGAACAACAGTCTTTATTCTATCAATGAAACGTTAAATGAATGGTTTGCGTCGAGTGACCCTAACCATGAGTGGACGTCATATCTACCAGATTACATCGACGTGAGCCCATTTATTGCTGGTGTACTAACGATTGGCTTTATCTTTGGTGCTTACATGGCGGAAACGTTTCGTGGTGCGATTATGGCCGTCGACAGAGGTGAGCTTGAAGCAGCGAAAGCTTACGGTATGAACGCGGTTTTATCATTCAGACGAATTCTTTTACCGCAGATGATTCGTCATGCTTTACCAGGCTTTGGTAATAACTGGTTAGTGTTGCTTAAAACCACCGCTCTGGTCTCTATTATTGGTCTTGATGACATGGTGAGAATGAGTTCTTTGGCTGCTGGCTCGACAAAAATGCCATTTACGTTCTACATGGCTGTCGCCATCATATTTCTATTCTTTACCAGCGTTTCTACAGGTTTACTTAAACTTGTTGAACGCAAGTTTAGTATTCACGCGAGGTAA